ATGCACAATAGTAGTTACTAAACCGAGCAGGTATAAAACTAGACCATTTAGCAGTAGAAATTTATGATCATTTCTATTCGGATATGTAAAATGTTAGTACTGGGGAAACGATGGATCAATTTTGCTAGCCCAAGCCATAAGCCCCCCTCTGATATCCTTAGCCAATATCGAACCAAGTTCTTTGTCAGGCAACTCCTGTAAAACTCGCACAGCTTTCTGGGAATCATTTCCTAGTTTGCAAACAACATATACTGGGAAAGCCGTTTTGCCATTAGTTCTTTGCTTTTCTTCACATATTCTCTTTTCTAAAAATTTCAAACAttcttcatttcccccctctaGTTTACTTAAAGGAATATGGATAGAGTGTACAAGATAACAGATGTCCACTTCTACCTGTGGACGAACATCTACCAGTATATGAGGGACTTGCTCATCCAGTAGCTTTTTGTACTCCTCGACAGATATCCTTTGTTCACTTGGCAGTAGGCATAAAGTTCTACACTTGTCTGTTGCTGATGAACCACAGAATGCTTCATAATCCTGTAGGCTGGTCATAGTTGGCTTGTCACCACAAATGGCACAGTCTGGCTTCTTGGGTCTTAACTTGATGTTGCGAAATCTGCCTTCAAGGGCATCGAACATTAGCATGAACTGGTTGAAGGTAGAACCTATCCCTGAAGCTATCTTCAGCACCTCCAAGGCCTGGATGCACCCCATGATGCCTGGCACAACGCCCAGGACTCCCCCATCTGCACAGTTGGTCACTGTCTCCGGTGGAGGAGGCTTTGGGAAGAGACAGCGGTAGCAGGGTCCCCCTTGGTAGTTGTACAccaccagctgcccctccagccggAGAGCACTGGCTGATACAAGCGGCTTCCCAGCGAGGACA
This DNA window, taken from Emys orbicularis isolate rEmyOrb1 chromosome 12, rEmyOrb1.hap1, whole genome shotgun sequence, encodes the following:
- the MOCS3 gene encoding adenylyltransferase and sulfurtransferase MOCS3, producing MALSEAARLRAEIDRREQELRALQGQLAAVLAREAAEEPAAGPELPPLEARASLSPAEILRYSRQLVLPELGVRGQLRLSRCAVLVVGCGGLGCPLAQYLAAAGIGRLGLVDHDVVEMSNLHRQVLHGEAREGLPKALSAAASLRQLNSTVQYVPYHQALSPSTALELVRQYDVVADCSDNVPTRYLVSDACVLAGKPLVSASALRLEGQLVVYNYQGGPCYRCLFPKPPPPETVTNCADGGVLGVVPGIMGCIQALEVLKIASGIGSTFNQFMLMFDALEGRFRNIKLRPKKPDCAICGDKPTMTSLQDYEAFCGSSATDKCRTLCLLPSEQRISVEEYKKLLDEQVPHILVDVRPQVEVDICYLVHSIHIPLSKLEGGNEECLKFLEKRICEEKQRTNGKTAFPVYVVCKLGNDSQKAVRVLQELPDKELGSILAKDIRGGLMAWASKIDPSFPQY